A genome region from Manihot esculenta cultivar AM560-2 chromosome 5, M.esculenta_v8, whole genome shotgun sequence includes the following:
- the LOC110615274 gene encoding peptidyl-prolyl cis-trans isomerase has translation MANPKVFFDMTVGGAPAGRIVIELFADTTPRTAENFRALCTGEKGMGRSGKLLHYKGSSFHRVIPGFMCQGGDFTAGNGTGGESIYGSKFADENFIKKHTGPGILSMANAGPGTNGSQFFICTAKTEWLDGQHVVFGRVVEGMDVVKSIEKVGSSSGRTSKPVVISNCGQLA, from the coding sequence ATGGCAAATCCTAAGGTCTTCTTCGACATGACTGTCGGCGGTGCTCCAGCTGGCCGGATCGTGATAGAGCTGTTCGCAGATACTACGCCTCGAACAGCTGAGAATTTCAGGGCTCTCTGCACTGGAGAGAAAGGGATGGGTCGTAGCGGCAAACTTTTGCACTACAAAGGATCGAGTTTTCACAGAGTGATCCCTGGATTCATGTGTCAGGGAGGCGATTTCACTGCCGGAAATGGAACTGGGGGTGAATCTATCTACGGATCAAAGTTCGCCGATGAGAACTTCATTAAGAAGCACACCGGACCAGGGATATTATCGATGGCTAATGCAGGGCCTGGGACAAACGGGTCGCAGTTTTTTATATGCACGGCGAAGACCGAGTGGCTGGACGGACAGCATGTGGTGTTTGGGAGAGTTGTGGAAGGGATGGATGTGGTGAAGTCCATTGAGAAGGTTGGATCTTCCTCCGGAAGGACCTCGAAGCCCGTTGTGATTAGTAACTGTGGTCAGCTTGCTTGA